The region taaatatttttataaatacatttatcatagTTTAAGGATTATGTTTTTGCGGATAGGGAGTTCAGTGGTTAAGCTTTGGGGTATTTAGAGTTGCTGGATGTGGTGGTTAGAGGAGACTAATGGTGTATAATTTGATATCTATTCTTTTCCTTATTCTGAAAACACAATCTTTTTCTACTAAAACAACAAAAAGTTCCCGCACACATAGCATAGGTTTTGGATTCAGCTTGTTTCGTGTAGCATATTTATGTGAACGAGTCTTGTAGGAGACGTCTCAACtcaattcaaacaaaaatataaaattgaatctTGTTATGAACTCGCCATTGGTaatcatatataatttattgattGATAAAATATTCCAAAACTGCATGAAATTGCTTTACATAGAtgattaaatgaaaaattaaattacaaattacTCTAATAGTATATGAAGGCATCACCAGATAAACATTCGCAACTTGGGAGAAATAGGACCATGCCAAAGAAACTTCCAATTTTGGCCTGAAAATGTAGGGATGGAAGATATATATGAACTTTGAAGCTCATTAAAAAGAACATGATACCCTGGTTTTATAGTATAAAGGCTCTTATCATGATAATGTCAAAGCATTTTGTCTGGGAATGGAGATAAAGACAGATCAGCATCCACAAAAAGTTGTCGAAGTAAAGGTTCATTCCAAGGAGACCATTGGGAGTAAATAAATAAGAGACTGAAGAAGGAATTGAATCAATATGTACCTCAGATTTAAGATGAGGGAGACAAGGATATTGGGTTGTTAACCAGGGATCAGACATACTGTGAATAGAATTGTCATCATGACATTACCATCAAAGCCCCTTTTGAAGAAGTTTTGAGCCAAATTGCAAACTAcgtgtaataacccggaaatttaaataataaaatatggcCACGTGTCTTGTATTTTATTAGACGgaagtaggtaaattaaatttaaagatagaTTTAATTTACAAGCCACTACAAGAAATCagccaattagcgacggatctaattggctaaaatccgtcgctaatcttgattagcgacggattaccgacggactcAATCCGTCGGTACAATTTGGGTCGCTAATCGTTTAGCGACCCAAAAAACGAACCGTCGCCAACTTaccgacggaaatttccgtcggtAAGTTGACCTGGACCTGTCGGTATTTTGGTCGGGTTGACCGACCAAATACCgacacatttagcgacggacggtTCCGTCgctgatttagcgacggaaccgtccgtcgctaaatgtagtTGCTAAATTGGACTATTTAGCGacgaaatttccgtcgctaaatagtcCAATTTTGTCGTTTTTGagcattttagcgacggaatatccgtcgctaaaagctcATATGTGGTcgctaattttttgttttttttggcaGAAAATTCCCGTTTTTCGGCATTTTTCGATTTTCCCTGTTTTTGAATAGACCCGTTAACTAATCACAGACAGACACAATAGAcaacaacaaataaacaaaaaccgaaacacaaataaacataaaccgaaaccgttatatataaataaacggtAAAAAAGTATACAATTTGATAAATACTAAATAAGTCAAAATATGCAAACTGTATTATAAAAATCCAAGTCTAAATACTATACTACCCCAAACTAGTAGTGTCGTCAGCcggtggaggtggaggtgggGGAAACTGCGGTCGTAACTCCGGTGGGAGTGTAGTCATCAGTCGCGCAAgctcagtacggatccgctcgtcgaaacccgcctccacagtacggATCCGCTGCTCGACCCGCTCTTCAAAACCTGCCTCCACAGTACGCATCCGCTGCTCGAGTCGCTCCTCAACCTCTCTAGCAATGCGCTGCTCGATCTCCTCACTAACGACCGCCTGCTGCTGTGACTGGGATGATCCGCCGGGCGCAATCGGCTGCTCTGGCCGATGTAGGATGCTGAAGCCGAACCAATACCGTAGACTCGTTGCTTCTTGATTGCCTCGAGAGACAAAAACAGCTCGTTCTCGTCGATCGGCTCTGGAGTCGACGAACTCCCTTCTCCAGCCGCCTGAGACTGGGTCGCTGCAGCAAGCTCTGCCTGGAAACGGTCCtgagaataaaaatacaaatttatagtttagtaaaactttataaaaatacttcacaaatattagtttaaacctacatttctaactaaaattcggcagcattttctctaaaattagatcatcacccatttttcagggacatcctgcaacAACTACAGACAACTCTGTTCAACAATACGAAATAGCAATCACAACACCCACAACAAACACGTAAACATCCTATAAACAACTAACtatataaagttatatttatatcataGTAAGCAGTCACTTaaggttaaaataaacttacGTTTTTATCCTTTGATCTCTTGTCAACGAAGACAGTCCGATCAGCCTTGGTCAGGTGCAACCGTACATGCAACTCAGCTAAAGTGGGCTCTCGACCGAGCTCCTCAGTCTAtcatatgaaatgaaaaagttAATTAGTAGATAAACAGAATATATAACGATTAGTAATATTAAAAACAGAATATATAACGATTCATAAGCTCAatgtagcaaagtcaatgtaattgactgctaaaagggtagggtcctatcccattcgcaaaactggcgccccataattcgatcacgatatatgcatgaatacggaaaaaatattcggcagccttccggcgtcgttccccaggtgcattatataatatagggtgtgtaacgctaattatatattccgtaaggaataagcgttacacagcctatattaaatagccacccggagaacatacgccagaaaactaccaaatattcctataccatatccatacatatatgttttttcgtgatcaaattacgcagacgacggcagttttacgaactgtacacacgtacaatcccgtgtcgttcaatctcttgaacacacgggacgggtttctacggctaggtaagattttattcggtgggaataaaatctttgttaattaaatttaacagtTGTTCAATTTActctaactaattaattaaattgaaatacaaaaaatcaataacacttacttgttgaagagcagaaccgcaataaATATGAGATATGAATACGGTAGACGCGGTGTAAACAGACGACAACGGCTATGATCAGCGGCTATCAACAATCGTCAGAAATGAACCTACATTAATAGTTTTGGATTAGATTATCATAACAAtacaaattaatactttatcaAGATACGTTTTTTCTAATATTCTAagtgttattatatttttcacgaaaattcggcagcatttcccctcaaaatgagcatcacccatttttcagggaaagcctGCAGACAACAATACATATTCTAAcaattaaccaaaccaaaaaacaaaCCATTTCATCTCAATCATAAACTAAATCCTaaactaatcaaaataaaattgactaaataaaattttgttaacaattaaaatattaaattgactaatttaaactaaatcttaaactaaattttcatattacaaaatgtattaattaattacgattattattaattaaataagctaaattctcaaaattaacataaaatttaacccaatttttaaatttttaaacaattaaagattataacataaattataaCATAATAATCAACCGTTAACAATTAACTATCCAAATTAcataacctaattaactaacttcATTATTAAATAACTTAATCTTACTAACTAAATTACTaatgaaataatattattttaattatttttaattcaaaattaaatctactttattaacctaattttaataaatttttccatttataaaaactaacctaattttaaaaagctatctatttttataaaatttactaatacaaataatactaacctaatttaataaacttataaatttgataaaactaaaccctaacctaatctaataatataaaattacttaaattttaacctaatcacatttaaaactaattaaatttaaacctaattacaCCTAAcctaattgaattaaatttgacaaaatttaatttaataaatgacTGACCCGGCGGTGAATTGCTGGCTGGACAGTGGAGGTGGAAAGCGGCGGTGGCCGGCGAAGGTGGAAGGCGGCGGTGGACAGCGACTGCCAAAGTCAGGGGcataaatttttaacaaaaaattaattcgaatacctaaattaataattgaatcatatatttaataattaaaataatggaaaaacgACTCACAGGAGGAGATAGGTTGACGGCGGAGGAGAAGGGGGCTGGCTGCCGTTGACAGTGGCCGGCGGTGGGTGAACACGAGGGTGGGTGAATCGGCGATGGCTGGAAAGCTGGCGGTGACTGATGGTAAGAACGGCGAGGGAACTGATGGTGAGAACAGCGGAAGAAAGGTGGAAGGCGGCGGTGGGAACGGTGTAGCAGAAAATAGGTAAGAAAAGGGGAAGAAGAAGGAGCAGCGCGGTTTTTATTAGGTTAAGCTTTAGCGACGGACgttgtccgtcgctaaacctACTAATCCGTCGCTATCCGTTAATGAAACGATGCGTTTCATTAACGGAtgacattagcgacggattagtacgtccgtcgccaaat is a window of Mercurialis annua linkage group LG2, ddMerAnnu1.2, whole genome shotgun sequence DNA encoding:
- the LOC126668548 gene encoding uncharacterized protein LOC126668548, with translation MYCCLQAFPEKWPLSSVYTASTVFISHIYCGSALQQTEELGREPTLAELHVRLHLTKADRTVFVDKRSKDKNDRFQAELAAATQSQAAGEGSSSTPEPIDENELFLSLEAIKKQRVYGIGSASASYIGQSSRLRPADHPSHSSRRSLVRRSSSALLERLRSDSSSGCVLWRRVSTSGSVLSLRD